One window of the Branchiostoma lanceolatum isolate klBraLanc5 chromosome 3, klBraLanc5.hap2, whole genome shotgun sequence genome contains the following:
- the LOC136429466 gene encoding toll-like receptor 3: MAAGKLWLFLATTLAVWSVSQQTPLAGPGHIGARIKACRVYNRTVADCSSRGLRSVPDARELPGTIKTLYLLSNNFRALPHCAFCDFPLLEFVDLSFCNISDINRTAFAKLARLKTILLIGNNLTSLESGTFDEQHSITEVNLADNKLTEVPYGAFPFNNSLETLDLSGNNINIQEEDTDLDRFKSLQHFSFRLNNVSSSAGWIFSREDLNVSLQTLDLSYNRISQLDSTAFNGIRRLDRLVLSSNDILTVDSDSFSSLSQTGLETLVLFRNNLTKLTNNTFASVPLLKRLDLAYNNISSIEDNAFAGLRYLEVLTLYMNPLWTNVPMAALEKLSPSLLELDLRFCSILNIYPEQFRSFGNLRSLNISDNYIGALGSGHRLTGKEFDGLGNLRVLDIGGGPGYNRMKITNTSFSHLPKLQKVVMTGLLGFNERFDGSFRKNPDLRLINMDNMNIRFLGVDLFQGLTKLKELVLSNNNFYLMLNSDQGSANFARFFGDLTNLETLRLQGNRLESLQSDIFQNLTHLRYLNLGPGRYGDHNNQLSNLQPEHFQSLTRLETLRIDGNRLSSVEQSVFEPMFKSLKELFIYGNPFDCSCDNLRWFRDWVNNTRADVIGLGEGRLVCSTPRRYANESILSFRPEVDCQSQVVVIASLTVCSVLLAAALGTVVCRRFGLHKYVQYVWVLVTRCCEAEVKGRFWAPYYVTLDLRWIQRVLIPNLEEKSPQLKLCIPDRDTPPGEAIIDNVQDYIRRSRKTLCLITQRYLAQEASWLEMQVASYRLFDQEDRRDVVVMVFLEPIPKNKLTHFQNLRKLMRPGMFLHWPGEEDTAAQPLFWLLLRDALGTSNNPVPRSRPQVI, translated from the exons ATGGCGGCTGGCAAACTGTGGCTTTTCCTCGCCACAACGTTGGCTGTGTGGTCGGTTAGTCAGCAGACGCCTCTGGCCGGGCCAGGACACATCGGGGCACGTATCAAGGCTTGTCGGGTCTACAACCGAACCGTTGCCGACTGCAGCAGCCGTGGACTTCGGTCCGTTCCCGATGCCAGAGAGCTGCCCGGGACGATAAAAACTCTGTACCTTCTGAGCAACAACTTCCGCGCCCTGCCACACTGTGCGTTCTGCGACTTCCCTCTCTTGGAGTTTGTAGACTTGAGTTTTTGCAACATCAGCGACATTAACAGGACTGCTTTCGCCAAACTCGCACGTCTGAAGACCATTCTGCTGATAGGAAACAACCTCACCAGCCTGGAAAGTGGAACATTCGACGAACAACACAGTATTACCGAAGTCAACTTGGCCGACAACAAACTGACGGAGGTACCCTATGGAGCGTTTCCTTTCAACAACTCACTGGAAACGTTGGACCTATCGGGCAACAACATTAACATACAGGAGGAGGATACCGACTTGGACCGTTTCAAATCTCTTCAGCACTTTTCCTTCCGACTGAACAATGTCAGCTCTTCCGCTGGTTGGATCTTTTCCCGCGAAGATCTGAACGTCTCGCTCCAGACGTTAGACCTCTCGTACAACAGAATCTCCCAACTGGATTCCACGGCGTTTAACGGCATTCGGAGGCTGGACCGCCTTGTGCTGTCGAGTAACGACATTCTGACCGTAGACTCGGACTCTTTCAGTAGCCTTTCACAAACGGGGCTGGAAACCCTAGTTCTCTTCAGAAATAACCTGACAAAGCTAACAAACAATACGTTCGCGTCTGTACCCTTGTTGAAGCGTTTGGATCTCGCTTACAACAACATTTCGAGTATTGAAGACAACGCTTTTGCAGGATTGAGATATTTGGAGGTTTTGACGTTGTACATGAATCCATTATGGACGAACGTCCCCATGGCGGCATTGGAAAAACTAAGCCCAAGTCTTCTCGAACTTGATTTAAGATTCTGCTCCATACTGAACATCTATCCCGAGCAGTTTCGGTCCTTCGGCAATCTCCGGAGTCTGAACATTTCCGACAATTACATCGGTGCCCTGGGCAGCGGGCATAGACTGACAGGGAAGGAGTTCGATGGGCTGGGCAACCTTAGAGTGTTGGACATCGGGGGAGGACCGGGCTACAACAGGATGAAAATCACAAACACATCCTTCAGCCACCTCCCGAAGCTCCAGAAAGTGGTTATGACAGGACTTCTCGGTTTTAACGAGCGTTTCGACGGTTCTTTCCGAAAGAACCCCGATCTGAGGCTTATTAACATGGACAACATGAACATACGTTTTCTTGGCGTCGACCTCTTTCAAGGTCTGACGAAGTTGAAGGAACTGGTACTGTCCAACAACAACTTCTACTTGATGCTGAACTCTGACCAAGGTAGTGCAAACTTCGCACGATTTTTTGGTGACCTCACGAACTTAGAGACCCTCCGCTTGCAAGGCAATCGCCTGGAGTCTCTCCAAAGTGACATTTTCCAGAATTTGACACATTTGCGGTATCTGAACCTCGGACCAGGTCGATACGGCGACCACAACAATCAGCTATCTAACTTGCAGCCCGAACATTTCCAATCACTGACTAGACTGGAAACGTTACGAATCGATGGAAACCGCTTATCCTCCGTGGAACAGTCAGTGTTTGAACCCATGTTTAAGTCTCTGAAAGAACTCTTCATCTACGGAAACCCGTTTGACTGCTCGTGTGACAACTTGCGCTGGTTTCGGGACTGGGTAAACAACACTAGGGCCGACGTCATCGGGTTGGGAGAAGGCAGGCTGGTTTGCTCAACGCCACggagatatgcaaatgag AGCATCTTGTCGTTCCGTCCTGAGGTCGACTGCCAGTCGCAGGTGGTGGTGATCGCGTCCCTGACGGTGTGCTCGGTCCTGCTCGCGGCGGCGCTGGGGACGGTGGTGTGCCGGCGGTTTGGCTTGCACAAGTACGTGCAGTACGTCTGGGTCCTGGTCACCAG gtgttgtgaagccgaagttaaaggtcgattttgggccccctactatgtgaccttg GACTTGAGGTGGATCCAGAGAGTGCTCATCCCGAACCTCGAAGAGAAGTCGCCGCAGCTGAAACTGTGCATCCCGGACAGAGACACCCCTCCGGGCGAGGCGATAATAGACAACGTCCAGGACTACATCCGCCGCAGCAGGAAAACGCTGTGCCTCATCACTCAACG GTACCTTGCCCAGGAGGCGAGTTGGCTGGAGATGCAGGTGGCGTCCTACCGGCTGTTCGACCAGGAGGACCGACGGGACGTGGTCGTCATGGTGTTCCTGGAACCCATCCCCAAAAACAAACTAACACA TTTCCAGAATCTCCGGAAGCTGATGCGGCCGGGCATGTTCCTCCACTGGCCGGGGGAGGAGGACACGGCGGCCCAACCGCTCTTCTGGCTCCTCCTGCGGGACGCGCTGGGCACCAGCAACAACCCCGTGCCGAGGAGTAGGCCACAGGTTATATGA